One window of the Trifolium pratense cultivar HEN17-A07 linkage group LG2, ARS_RC_1.1, whole genome shotgun sequence genome contains the following:
- the LOC123910461 gene encoding uncharacterized protein LOC123910461 → MRKRSVYAWSVALICFIVLMIITPAIPQSQDYHNFADQRTFLGIPNALNVISNFPFLIIGLIGLVLCHYGNYFKLSLQGELWGWTCFYVGVAAVAFGSSYYHLNPNDDTLVWDRLPMTIAFTSIIAIFIIERVDERKGMISIVPLVLAGVISIVYWRFFDDLRPYALIQFVPCIAIPLMAILLPPMYTHSTYWLWAAGFYLLAKVLEATDDVVYKWTYHIVSGHTLKHLFAAMVPVFLTFMLAKRSLEPERQSLYTIWRISWTKVKDGDSNVESYTYSRVEVEEPQ, encoded by the exons ATGAGAAAACGCAGCGTTTATGCTTGGTCCGTAGCTCTTATTTGCTTCATAGTACTCATGATTATAACCCCAGCTATTCCTCAGTCCCAAGATTACCATAATTTCGCCGATCAACGCACCTTTTTAG GCATTCCTAATGCACTTAATGTCATATCCAATTTCCCTTTTCTCATTATTGGTCTCATTGGACTTGTACTTTGTCATTATGGGAACTACTTTAAGCTAAG CTTACAAGGTGAACTATGGGGTTGGACATGCTTCTATGTTGGTGTGGCTGCTGTTGCATTTGGATCTTCATACTATCATCTAAACCCAAATGATGATACTCTTGTGTGGGATAGGTTACCT ATGACAATTGCTTTTACGTCAATCATTGCGATATTCATCATTGAGCGGGTTGATGAGAGGAAAGGAATGATCTCTATTGTACCTCTAGTTTTGGCTGGTGTAATTAGCATTGTGTATTGGAG GTTCTTCGATGACCTCCGTCCGTATGCTTTGATCCAATTTGTACCATGCATTGCCATTCCACTCATGGCTATTTTGTTGCCTCCAATGTACACTCATTCAACTTATTGGCTCTGGGCTGCag GATTTTATCTTCTAGCTAAGGTACTAGAGGCCACTGATGATGTCGTCTACAAATGGACTTACCATATTGTCAGCGGTCATACACTTAAGCACTTATTTGCAGCAATGGTTCCTGTCTTCTTGACATTCATGCTTGCAAAGAGGAGTTTGGAACCAGAGAG GCAAAGTTTGTATACAATATGGAGGATTTCCTGGACAAAGGTCAAAGATGGAGACTCAAATGTTGAGAGCTACACTTACTCCAGGGTGGAGGTTGAAGAGCCACAGTAA